A single region of the Novosphingobium sp. SL115 genome encodes:
- a CDS encoding HIG1 domain-containing protein, with translation MKYFLIPIIIILVAMTVVSLVRGIIAFLKSTEQDLNADPAAGASEMQLLQNKMMFNRIKYQGMAVIVVAILLAVSR, from the coding sequence ATGAAGTATTTTCTGATCCCGATCATCATCATCCTTGTCGCCATGACGGTGGTGTCGCTTGTGCGCGGGATCATCGCTTTCCTCAAAAGCACCGAGCAGGATCTGAATGCCGACCCTGCCGCCGGGGCAAGCGAGATGCAGCTTTTGCAGAACAAGATGATGTTCAACCGCATCAAGTATCAGGGCATGGCCGTAATCGTGGTGGCCATCCTGCTGGCCGTTTCGCGCTGA